DNA from Dasypus novemcinctus isolate mDasNov1 chromosome 19, mDasNov1.1.hap2, whole genome shotgun sequence:
GCCGGGCGGGTTTGCGCgccaggctgggggagggggcggccccGGGCCCTCCCGcggccggcgggaacaaaggctgGGTGCGGGGCGGGGAACTCCGGCCGTGGGGGCGGGACCCCTCCGCGCTGGCCGCCCCCTCCGCCCTTTCTGGCTCTGCTGGCCCTCAGGGACGGTGAGGAAGGAGACCGTCGCGTGGCAGGTCCAGGAGGGACCCCTGGTTCGGTGCCAGCATGGAAACGCTTGTGTGGCGCCTGCTGTATACCAGATGCCTCCGGTGCTCGCAAGCCTTCCCCCCAGGACCGTGCGATGCGGGGTCTGCTGTCGGATGTCCGCAGCGCACAGACGCGCAAGGGGGTCTGGGGAGCTCCCCAGGGCGCGAGGCGGTGGGTGCGGGGCTGGGGTTTGAGCCCCCGCGGGGCAGGCCGGAGCCTGGTGGAGACCCCCTGCCCGTGCTGGGCCTGCGACGGGCTCCCAGGGGAGTTGTTGGCCTCTTCTGGcctgaccccccacccccaccctggacAGCTGTGGAGTGTCCCCCAGGGAGGAGTCTCGCAGCCAGAGGGGTCCGTGAAGACAGCTCCCTGGTGGAAGCGGAGCCCCCAAGCCTCCCGCCCCTCCGCCGCCCCCAGGCgggcccccccccacccagggcctCTGCGGGGCTGGGCGTTGCCTGCCTCGCCTTGGGGCTGCCTCACCCCCTCCATGTGGCTGCAGCTGCCCCATCCAGGTGACTGGGTCCCGGCGCTTTGCTGTGCCTTACTCATCCCTCCACCTCCCCACAGGGCCTCCACGGGGCTGAGTTCATGGAACACCCCCAGACCCAGAGCGCCCCCAGGCAGCAGGCACCCTGAGCCTGGCCCCTCCTCCGGCCTTCCCGAGAGCCGCACCCCTGGCCCTGCccgtgggtgggggtgggggcaaaggTCACCTGCCCAGGGCTTTCCCGGGCACCGCCCACGGGGGCAGGCACCTGTGGCTCTGCGCCTGGGCCCCGGGCCTCTGGCCGGCTCCAGAGTGACCAGCAGGGAGCTCCCCTGTCCCCGGCGTCGCCTTCACACCTGCCTCTGCCACCCGGGGGCTCGGGCCGCCTCCGGGTGCTCACAGCTGGGGGGAGTCCCAGTCAAAAGCCACAGGCGGTAGCGCAAGGACACGCGGCTGGAGGCGTGAAGAAGGGAAGTTAATGGCGTTTTAGAGGATGATGTGTCGGGTGGGACGGAACCTGGAGGGCCGGCTGACACCGGAGGAGTTGGGCGGGGGTCTCTTGAGGGGACAGGTGCAGAGGCCCCGGGGTGGGGGCCCGCCCGGCTTCTTGGAGAAGCAACGAGGCCTCGGCTGGAgcgggtgggctgggggagggagagggcgaTGTGGGGTGGGGGCCGCGGGCCTCGGGGCGAGGGGCAGCCCCCACCACCTGCCTGGAGAAAAGCGCCTGCGAGCCGCGGGGCGGGAGCACGTGGGagggcggcggggcggcggggcccaCGCGCTGCGCGGCCTCTGGCCTCTCCCTCCAGCCTCGCTGCCCTTCGCCATCCTGACGCTGGTGAACGCGCCCTACCAGCGAGGGTTCTACTGCGGAGACGACGCCATCCGCTACCCCTACCGCCCCGACACCATCACCAACGGGTTCATGGCCGGCGTCACCATCACCGCCACCGTCGTCCTCGTAAGGCGGCACAGGGCAGAGCGCATGGGTTGGGGCCTGCCCTGGGAGACTGAGGGGGGAGGCACAGCCCTGCCCCTGGGGCTTGAGGGAGGAGGCAAGGCCCTATCCTGGGGGTCTGAGGGGAGACAAGGCACAGACGTGCCCTGGGGTCTGAGGGCGGAGGCGCAGCCCTGCTGTGGGTCTGAGGGCGGAGGCACAGCCCTGCCCCTGGGGCCTGAGGGAGGAGGCAAGGCCCTATCCTGGGGGTCTGATGGGAGACAAGGCACAGATTTGCCCGGGGTCTGAGGGCAGAGCACAGCCCTGCTGTAGGGTCTGAGGGTGGAGGCACAGCCCTGTCCGGGGGGGCCTGAGGGAGGAGGCAAGGCCCTATCCTAGGGGTCTGATGGGAGACAAGACACAGACTTGCCCTGGGGTCCGAGGGCGGAGGCGCAGCCCTGCTGTGGGTCTGAGGGCGGAGGCACAGCCCTGCTGTGGGTCTGAGGGTGGAGGCCAGGGCCTGCTCTGGGGTGTATCCCCGAGGAATAGGGCCCGTCCCCAGCAGCCTCAGGGAGGGTCCCCTCCCCTCTCCGTGGAGGGCTGAGGCCGAGTGCGGCCCTGCAGGTCTCGGCCGGGGAGGCCTACCTGGTCTACACCCAGCGCCTCTACTCGCACTCCAACTTCAACAACTACGTGGCCGCCGTCTACAAGGTGCTGGGCGCCTTCCTGTTCGGCGCGGCCGTGAGCCAGTCGCTGACCGACCTGGCCAAGTACATGACCGGCCGCCTGCGCCCCAACTTCCTGGCGGTGTGTGACCCCGACTGGAGCCTCGTGAACTGCTCGGTCTACGTGCCGCCGGAGGTGTGCAGGGGGCAGCCTGCCGACGTCACCGAGGCCAGGTGGGCACAGGCTGGGCGCAGGCGGGGCACGGGATGGCAGAGAGCTCGCTGGGGCGCGGGTTGGGGGGCGAGTGGTGCAGCTGGAGGGGTACAGGGGGCGGCTTGCCCATGTCACCGAGGCCAGGTGGGCGCAGGCGGGGCGTGGGGTGGCAGAGAGCTCGCTGGGGCGCGGGTCGGGGGGGGCGAGTGGTGCCCCCATCCCAGGCCCCTCACAGGCCTCCCATGGTCTCTGCTGAGAACCCCTTAGGATTTTCAATTAATTGGCCATCATAAAAGTCACCATTTAGCCATTTTACGTTGTCCAGCTCAGGGGTTTTTAGCGCATCACGACCTACGGCTGTCACCATTTTCTAATGCCAGCGTGATCTCATCACCCCACAAAAAACAGCCCTCTCGTTAGCAGTCACCCCAgcccctgtgtattagtcagccaaaggggtgctcatgcaaaataccagaaatcgattggtctttataaagggcatttatctggggtaggaactcatagataccaggccataagcataagtcacttccttccccaaagtctacttggagcaagacggctgccaacgtctgcgagggctcaggcttcctgggctcctacgttccagggtcttgcttccgtctgggttcagggttcctatcttcccagggcttgcttttctctgagttcaagatgcctctcttcctggggctggcttctccttcctctgtgagctgacttcccagggccccagcttaactcttcagcatcaaactccaacctcaaaattccaacatcagaaaccccaaactctgtccttcgccttttacctgtgagtgccacccaccaaggggtgggaaatCAACACCCTactcataactcagtcatgcccaggtgcGGGTGAGATTACAAACAAcctgatatttctttttggaattcatcaattatatccaACTGCTACACCCTGCTtctggatttgcctgttctggacgtTTCACACAAACAGAATCCTGCGATTTGTGGCCTCTTGTGTCTGGTTTCCTGCCCACCGCGTGGCGTGTCCGAGTTCATCTGTCCCGTTGCAAGCGTCACTTCATTCCTTTTCGTGGCCACATGGCGCTGCATGGCGTGGGTGGACCACGTCTTGTCCTTTGTCGGTTGATGGACTTCTCGGTGAGGGTTAGggttaactttctgaggaacccccAAACTGTTTTCTGAAATGGCTGCCTCGTGGTATGTTCCCACCAGCTGTGTACGAGGGTTCCGAATTCCCCACGTCCTCACCCAAACGAGTTCTCCGTTCTTTTAGTAACAGCCGCTCTGGGGGTGTGAAGCGGTCTCTCACTGTCGTTTGGTCTTCAGTTAGTTTTTCTTTCAGGTGGGAGGCAGGGTCCACCTTCCCTCTTCCTGAAGGATTTCCCGTTGTCCCGGCACCATTTCCCCCACTGAATGTTTTGGCACTTTTCCAGGTACCAACTGGCTGcagatgtgtgggtttatttctggactgtccatgctGGTCCtatggtctgtatgtctgtccttatgccaggaCCGCACTGTTTTAATTCCTGTAGAGTTGTAGTAAAAATCGGGGAACctgagccctccaactttgttctttttcaagattgttttggttgTTTGAggtcccttgcaattccatatgaattttaggatcagcttttccatttctgcaaaaatggcatttgggattttgatagggattgcgtTGACCGAAGGTCGTTTGGGGGACATTGCCATCTCACAGTCTGACGACTCGCAGCCCATGAACGGGGTCACTTCCATTCAGTTAGGCATTTTGCTTCCTTCAGCAGCGATCTGCAGTTTTCAGCGGATGAGCCTTGCCCCTCCTTGCTTAAaaggagttacaaaccaaaagtgCCAATACTGGCTTTATTTTGACCCACGCGGCCTCTTTTGCCAGGTTCGAGTTCTTGTGTGGATCCGGTGTACTTTCTGAGGACTCCCTTGAGCATTTCTTGTAGGACGCTGTCTCCCAGTGAGGAGCTCTCTCAGTCGTGGTTTCTCTGGGACTAATTCTCCTCCGTCTTCGACGGGTGGTTTTTCTGGGTATGGAGCTCCGGGCTGACAGCCTTTT
Protein-coding regions in this window:
- the PLPP2 gene encoding phospholipid phosphatase 2 isoform X1 encodes the protein MRGLLSDVRSAQTRKGVWGAPQGARRWVRGWGLSPRGAGRSLVETPCPCWACDGLPGELLASSGLTPHPHPGQLWSVPQGGVSQPEGSVKTAPWWKRSPQASRPSAAPRRAPPHPGPLRGWALPASPWGCLTPSMWLQLPHPASLPFAILTLVNAPYQRGFYCGDDAIRYPYRPDTITNGFMAGVTITATVVLVSAGEAYLVYTQRLYSHSNFNNYVAAVYKVLGAFLFGAAVSQSLTDLAKYMTGRLRPNFLAVCDPDWSLVNCSVYVPPEVCRGQPADVTEARLSFYSGHSSFAMYCMIFLALYVQARLCWRWARLLRPTLQFLLVAFALYVGYTRVADHKHHWSDVLAGLLQGALVAVLTVHYISDFFKARPPQRCLEEEELERKPSLSLTPTLGETDGNHCGCRVSSA